From one Deinococcus ruber genomic stretch:
- a CDS encoding DUF2227 family putative metal-binding protein, whose amino-acid sequence MHGYQHTAINLTCTTLVCGSLLILNHPLTAISLGVGLLFGTLLVTPDLDLQFNDARRRWGKLKAIWEPYAALSKHRGMSHTFLIGPTVRLLYLTCWFAPLLLLLHWLPHVTLPQGSLQIAALFLLGYFLAQWLHLLCDGILPFQQRGRTSSASRGA is encoded by the coding sequence ATGCACGGCTACCAGCACACCGCTATCAACCTCACCTGCACGACGCTTGTCTGTGGCAGTCTCCTGATCCTCAATCATCCCCTCACCGCCATCAGCCTCGGGGTGGGCCTGCTCTTCGGCACCCTGCTCGTCACCCCAGACCTCGATCTTCAGTTCAACGATGCTCGGCGACGCTGGGGGAAACTCAAAGCCATCTGGGAACCCTACGCAGCCCTCTCTAAACACCGTGGCATGAGTCATACCTTTCTGATCGGTCCAACAGTTCGTCTCCTCTACCTCACCTGCTGGTTCGCACCCCTCCTCCTGTTGCTGCACTGGCTCCCGCACGTCACCCTGCCACAGGGCAGCCTCCAGATCGCCGCCCTCTTCCTGCTCGGCTACTTCCTCGCCCAATGGCTGCACCTTCTCTGTGATGGCATCCTTCCCTTCCAGCAACGCGGGCGGACATCCAGCGCATCACGCGGCGCCTGA
- a CDS encoding polysaccharide deacetylase family protein, translating into MSSLALLLALAFPFLAPPAPVENYADTGHFLPVSRTDVFSKISTPEKVVALTLDDGPSPRYTPIALQVAQTEHIPLTFFLIGQEAVKYPELVLQEQAAGHVIGNHTWHHPLNGVGDTRGAWEVHQTQLLLLKITGQRPTLFRPPGGELNTGTAAAARADGLQIITWNVFPGDTDAKLSAEVLAKSVLAQVRPGSIILMHDGGGHRDSSMAALPVIVKALKAQGYSFVTVPDLLKLDQGQRSLIAAPGTGKASELGTSKPAAPTPSPPVLEQPSVTLERLP; encoded by the coding sequence ATGTCTTCCCTTGCTCTTCTGCTGGCGCTGGCGTTTCCCTTCCTTGCACCCCCTGCTCCTGTGGAGAATTACGCCGACACCGGACACTTCTTGCCCGTCAGTCGAACCGATGTGTTTTCGAAGATCTCAACACCGGAGAAAGTGGTTGCGCTCACGCTGGATGATGGTCCCAGCCCCCGTTACACGCCAATCGCGTTACAAGTGGCGCAAACCGAGCACATTCCGTTGACGTTTTTTCTGATCGGTCAGGAGGCCGTGAAGTATCCCGAGCTGGTGCTGCAGGAACAGGCGGCAGGGCATGTGATCGGCAACCATACCTGGCACCATCCGTTGAACGGGGTGGGGGACACGCGTGGCGCGTGGGAGGTACATCAGACGCAGCTGCTGCTACTGAAGATCACAGGGCAGCGTCCCACGCTGTTCCGGCCACCCGGCGGGGAGCTGAATACGGGCACGGCGGCTGCCGCTCGCGCAGATGGGTTGCAGATCATTACCTGGAACGTCTTTCCTGGTGATACGGATGCCAAGCTCTCAGCGGAGGTATTAGCGAAGAGCGTGCTGGCGCAGGTCAGGCCGGGAAGCATCATTTTGATGCATGACGGTGGTGGGCACCGCGACAGCAGCATGGCGGCGCTGCCAGTGATCGTGAAAGCGCTGAAGGCGCAGGGGTATAGCTTTGTGACGGTGCCCGACTTACTGAAATTGGATCAGGGACAGCGGAGCCTGATCGCGGCGCCTGGGACGGGCAAGGCGTCGGAACTGGGGACCTCGAAACCGGCTGCTCCAACCCCTTCACCGCCTGTGCTGGAGCAGCCGTCGGTCACGCTGGAGCGACTGCCCTAA